The DNA segment CTCGATGAACTGGATGAGCGGCGCATACAGCACGCCGGCCACGCCGCCGAGCGCGGAGCCGAACGCGAACGCCATCAAAGTGTAGCGCCGCGTGTCGACGCCGAGCGAATCGGCACGCAGCGCGTTCTCGCGCAGCGCGGTGAACGCGCGGCCCCACGGCGAGCGCACCAGCCACCAGGTGCCGGCCGAGACCAGCGCGAGGATGCCGAGGCAGAAGAAGTAGAACGGGATCGGCGCCTTGGTCGACCAGCCGAGCAGCGTCGGGCGCGGGATGTTCGGCACGCCATAGACGCCCTTGGTCAGCCATTCCTCGTTGCGCAGCATGAGGTAGACCAGCGTGGCGAACGCCAGCGTCACAAAAGCCAGATAGTGATGCTGCACGCGCAGCGCCGGGTAGCCGAGCAGCCAGCCGATCGCCAGGCTGAGCGCGATGGCGAGCAGGAACGCCGACCACAGCGGCCACCCGGTGGTGGTGAGCAGCGCCGCCGCGTAGGCGCCGATGCCGACGAACGCGCCCTGCGCGAGCGAGATCTGCCCGGCGTAGCCGAGCGTGAGGTTGAGGCCGATCGCGGCGATGGTCATCACCACCCACAGGCTGAGCAGGTAGATGCCGTAGGGCTTGAGGAAGAACGGCGCCGCAACCAGCACGCTGAAAAGAAGGAGTGACAAGACCTTCTTCACACCGTGCGCTCCTCCGCGCGCCCGAGCAGCCCCTGCGGGCGCCACAGGATGACCACGATCAGCAGGAAGAGCGGAATCGCCGCGCGGTATTGCGACGACCAGTACGCGGCCACCAGGTTGTCCGCGACGCCGAGCAGCAGCCCGCCGACGATCGCGCCGCGCACCTGGTTGAAGCCGCCCACGATGGCGGCGACGAACGCCGCGAGCCCGAGCAGCTCGCCGTTGGTGAACTTGGCGAGGTAGATCGGGCTCACCAGGAAGGAGGCGAGCGCGACCAGCGCCGCGTTGACGAGGAAGGTGTAGAGGATCATGCGCTCGACCGGGATGCCGAGCACGCGCGCGAGCTGCGGGTTCTGCGCGGTGGCCTGCATCTGCCGGCCGGTGCGCGTGGCGTGCAGGAAATACTGCAGCAGCCCGACCGCGGCCACCGCCACCCCGATGATCACCAGGCTCTGCGCCGAGATCACCGCGCCGCCGACAGTCAGGTTCGTGGTCGGCCAGACGCCGGGGAAGCCCTGCGCCTCGGCGGAGTAGAACTCCTTCACGCCCTCCTTGAACAGGATCGCGAGGCCGAGCGTGGAGATCACGAGCGGCAGCACGCCGTGGCGCAGGATCGGGTCGACGACCAGCCGCTTGAAGAGCACGCCCAGCACCAGCACCGACGCGGCGAAGCCGACCAGCAGCGCGGCGGCGAAGGACAGCTCGAGGAAGCGCATCGCCGCCAGCACCAGGAAGGCCGGCAGCATGACGAACTCGCCCTGCGCGAAGTTGATGGTCTGCGAGGTCTGCCAGAGCAGCACGAAGCCGATCGCGACGAGCGCGTAGATGCCGCCCGTCGCGATGCCCGCGACCAGGAGCTGCAGGAAATCGGCCAGGCGACTTGCCCGGGCTACTTAC comes from the Terriglobales bacterium genome and includes:
- a CDS encoding branched-chain amino acid ABC transporter permease, whose amino-acid sequence is MSLLLFSVLVAAPFFLKPYGIYLLSLWVVMTIAAIGLNLTLGYAGQISLAQGAFVGIGAYAAALLTTTGWPLWSAFLLAIALSLAIGWLLGYPALRVQHHYLAFVTLAFATLVYLMLRNEEWLTKGVYGVPNIPRPTLLGWSTKAPIPFYFFCLGILALVSAGTWWLVRSPWGRAFTALRENALRADSLGVDTRRYTLMAFAFGSALGGVAGVLYAPLIQFIEPTVFNLNLSLSLLLMVMVGGSGYFLGPFLGAAVSVLLPEWARFGSDALYLILYAIAVMVLMAFCPSGLLGLSERVFKR
- a CDS encoding branched-chain amino acid ABC transporter permease, whose amino-acid sequence is MADFLQLLVAGIATGGIYALVAIGFVLLWQTSQTINFAQGEFVMLPAFLVLAAMRFLELSFAAALLVGFAASVLVLGVLFKRLVVDPILRHGVLPLVISTLGLAILFKEGVKEFYSAEAQGFPGVWPTTNLTVGGAVISAQSLVIIGVAVAAVGLLQYFLHATRTGRQMQATAQNPQLARVLGIPVERMILYTFLVNAALVALASFLVSPIYLAKFTNGELLGLAAFVAAIVGGFNQVRGAIVGGLLLGVADNLVAAYWSSQYRAAIPLFLLIVVILWRPQGLLGRAEERTV